CACGGTGATCAGACGATACTCTCTCACGGCGTTAAAGCCACACTGCTTACACGAAATTGTATTTTGGAGTGGACATCCAAAATACTTGGAACCATCCGGCAAAACAAACGCCGATACCCAATAAGGGCACTTCTGCGAATAATCCTCCTCGAGCAATTCCTTCAGGGCTCTGTCAGTATTGAGGATCGGATACCCCTGTCTTTTCATCGTCAAAACGAGATCGACCACCTTTCTCTTCTCTTGAATGTCAAGGGCAATTGAGTTAGGTGGCGGAGTGAGAAAATTGATCATAATACCACGAATTTTGTGATTTTCGGAAACGAGTTCAATTGTTTCTTTAACAGAATTCACATTCATCTTCGTAATGACCATATTGGCGAAAATGTTTGGATGATTTGTTCTTTCCAGGTTCTTCATAAGAGAATCAAATGTTCCGTGTCCGCGGACCTCTTCATGGACCTCTTTGGGCCCATCAAGGCTGACTGAAATCACATCGCTTGTCTCAACGATTTCGCGCGTTCCGTTAGTTGTGTAACCAACGACAAAATAGCCAATTTCTTTCCCTGCAGCGATAAGGTCTTTCAATTCTTTTGAACCATTCCGCCATAATGTCGGTTCTCCGCCCTCAAAAAACAAAATTCTGGCACCATTTTCATAGTGCTCTTTCATCTCTCTAACCGCGAGTTCGTAGCTCATCGATTTTGGACCGGGCAGTTCTTCAGCGTGAGCCACTATACTGCAATGTTTGCATCGAAGATTGCATTCATAATTGATGATCATTGTATTGACGAGTGGCTTTTTTAATCCCAACCTTGACTTTAAAAGCCAGAATCCATAGTAGGCCACTTGGCGGAGCTTCCCGACGCGATTCATTGTGCTTACTTAACCTCGAAACTCTATTTAATTTCTCTATTTAAATTCTCGGCATTTTCCGAAATCATGTAAAGTCTCCCGAATTTGCAATTAAGCACGGATCGACCCTCTTGGAACTATCTTGATTATTCTCTTTATCGATCATTTGGATTTTTTTGTGTTATCTACATCTTTTCCTGGGCTGATATGCAAGTGTTTAATCTTCAGAGCATTAGATGTAGATAATCGATTGGCTGTTCTTCAATGCACCTAATAACATATTTAAGCTAAAACTTCGATAATTTGCTTATTATACAGGAGAAAAAAAGATGACTGACATCCGGAGGAAGGTTGAAGAAGATCGCGGCCTCCTCAAAAGAATTCAAAGCTATATTCCGGGCTTTAGAGGCTACAGATTTCGGGAAGATCTCAGAGACGCGGACAGGATGTTGAGGGCACAGCTGGCCGACAAGTTCGCCAAGCAGCGAAAACAGCTCGAAGAATGCAGATCGATTCTCGCGCAACACCAATCTTTTGAGATACTTGATGGAATTGGAGGGCTTATTAACCACTTCAAGAAGCTCGAAGGATTGATTTCTCATGCGGAAACAGGATATTCAGGTCTTGTCTCGGACGTCACAATACACGAAGAGGAACTCAACATGCTTTACGAATACGATTTGAGGATGCTAGAATTGCAATCATCGATATCTGCTGATATTGATGATTTGAGAGAGGGAGCGGCGAATGGAGACACGCAGAAGGTTGGAAAAATGATCGCGGATATTAAGTTCAAGGCTGGCGATTTTGAAGATCAATTTCGCAGGCGCCTTAGAATCGTTGAGGGTACTGAGGTGTAATCAATGAGTATCATCGGTGCTGAAACATTCAAGTGGGAAGACGCCGACAAGAGAAATAATATCATGTTCAGGATGCCCAGAAACATCCGATTTAACGACAACATCGTTGTGAGGGAAGATGAAATAGCAGTTTTCTTCCGAGACGGAAAAGTACTCGCGTATATTGATCGCCCCGATCGGTACGCGCTCACATCGATCAACGCGCCCGTCGTAGGGCCGATCGTGAAACTTCTTTCAGGTGTACAGCAGCAAGCTGAGGTCATTTATCTTCAGAAGAGAGTTTTCGATGGTAAATTCGGAAGCAAACAGCCGTACCCATTCAGAGATAAAGAATTCGGTCTTGTCAATCTCAGGGTTTTTGGGGAGTTTCGGTACAAAATATCATCACCCGCGAATTTCGTGAATCAGTTTGTAGGTACGCTCAACTTTGCAACGAGTGCCGAGGTTGAAGAGAGAATTAAGGAACAAGTTGTCATCCTCGTATACGATGTTCTGGGCGATATGAAAAACCAGGGTTTGGGCGTCGCCGATATTGCAAGCAACCTGACGACAATTGAACAAGTCATCCTTTCCAGATCGAAGGATCATTTCGATCTCTATGGCATTCTCATCGATAAAATATCGGGACTTTATATTTCGCTACCAGAAGAAGTGCAGAAAGCCGTCGATAC
This region of Methanomassiliicoccales archaeon genomic DNA includes:
- a CDS encoding SPFH domain-containing protein; the encoded protein is MSIIGAETFKWEDADKRNNIMFRMPRNIRFNDNIVVREDEIAVFFRDGKVLAYIDRPDRYALTSINAPVVGPIVKLLSGVQQQAEVIYLQKRVFDGKFGSKQPYPFRDKEFGLVNLRVFGEFRYKISSPANFVNQFVGTLNFATSAEVEERIKEQVVILVYDVLGDMKNQGLGVADIASNLTTIEQVILSRSKDHFDLYGILIDKISGLYISLPEEVQKAVDTRSSMQVLGANYIQYQTGQAMREAAQNPSGGAAGAGVGVGAGIGMGWTMLDSMRQAQQVPPAAPPQATIQCPRCGAQNLATNKFCAECGSPLTGARTSKCPNCRADVPPGSKFCPSCGANISSTKKCGNCGADVPVTSKFCPECGKPL
- a CDS encoding radical SAM protein codes for the protein MNRVGKLRQVAYYGFWLLKSRLGLKKPLVNTMIINYECNLRCKHCSIVAHAEELPGPKSMSYELAVREMKEHYENGARILFFEGGEPTLWRNGSKELKDLIAAGKEIGYFVVGYTTNGTREIVETSDVISVSLDGPKEVHEEVRGHGTFDSLMKNLERTNHPNIFANMVITKMNVNSVKETIELVSENHKIRGIMINFLTPPPNSIALDIQEKRKVVDLVLTMKRQGYPILNTDRALKELLEEDYSQKCPYWVSAFVLPDGSKYFGCPLQNTISCKQCGFNAVREYRLITVGNLQTITQMSRRFALSTQ